From the Methylomonas sp. MK1 genome, one window contains:
- a CDS encoding DHHA1 domain-containing protein: MNIDVFNGDADGICALLQLRLACPLESTLVTGVKRDIDLLSRVCAEVGDQIVVLDISLDKNRLPLCELLNNGVSIFYMDHHYAGEIPVHQGLTSLINTDANVCTSLLMNIHLKQRFTEWAVTGAFGDNLDASASEAAKLLNLTAQELLQLKQLGIAINYNAYGTCIDDLYFAPDMLYRQLEGYISPFDFIRDKAEVCQQLFNGYNEDMRLAAQVDAEYKTDSISVYILPDEKWARRVSGVWGNQLANQYPDRAHAIVSNNQRGGYQISVRAPLNNKVGADVLCALFSGGGRKAAAGINHIPYQQLSNFVAAFQSQYQ; the protein is encoded by the coding sequence GTGAATATCGACGTATTTAATGGCGATGCGGATGGTATTTGTGCGTTGTTACAGTTGCGCCTGGCTTGTCCCTTGGAGTCGACACTTGTTACGGGGGTCAAGCGCGACATCGATTTGCTAAGTCGAGTTTGCGCTGAAGTAGGCGATCAGATAGTTGTGCTCGACATCTCTCTCGATAAGAATCGCTTGCCTCTGTGCGAGCTCCTTAACAATGGTGTCAGTATTTTTTACATGGATCACCATTATGCAGGTGAAATTCCAGTTCACCAGGGTCTAACCTCTTTAATAAACACTGATGCGAATGTTTGCACAAGCTTATTGATGAACATACATTTAAAGCAACGCTTTACAGAGTGGGCTGTGACAGGGGCTTTTGGTGATAATTTGGATGCTTCGGCAAGCGAAGCCGCTAAGTTACTTAATTTAACGGCCCAAGAATTGCTTCAACTAAAGCAACTGGGAATCGCTATCAATTACAACGCTTACGGTACGTGTATCGATGATCTATATTTTGCTCCGGATATGCTCTATAGGCAGCTGGAAGGTTATATATCGCCGTTTGACTTTATCAGAGATAAGGCGGAAGTTTGTCAGCAATTATTTAATGGTTATAACGAGGATATGCGTCTAGCTGCACAAGTTGACGCTGAATATAAGACAGACAGCATCTCGGTATATATTTTGCCCGATGAAAAATGGGCAAGGCGGGTATCTGGTGTGTGGGGGAATCAACTGGCTAATCAGTACCCGGATAGGGCTCACGCAATCGTTAGCAACAATCAAAGGGGAGGTTATCAAATTAGTGTGAGAGCTCCGTTGAATAATAAAGTCGGCGCCGATGTGTTATGTGCTTTATTTTCAGGTGGCGGCCGTAAGGCAGCGGCAGGTATTAATCATATTCCATACCAGCAGTTGAGCAATTTTGTAGCAGCTTTTCAAAGCCAATATCAATGA
- the cysC gene encoding adenylyl-sulfate kinase → MDKQSSNTVWHHATVTRSRREALNGHKSAILWFTGLSGAGKSTLAHAVEERLHQLKCRTFVLDGDNVRQGLCGDLGFSHQDRQENIRRIAEVAKLMLEAGTITLTAFISPFRAERQYARNLVPHGDFIEIYCNCDLSVCEQRDVKGLYKKARQGDIKLFTGISSPYEVPEKPDLIIDTGIYELEMCVDQVMNMLELRGVIAPTQREM, encoded by the coding sequence ATGGATAAACAAAGCTCAAATACTGTTTGGCATCATGCCACGGTAACGCGTAGTCGCCGAGAGGCATTAAACGGGCATAAATCCGCTATTTTGTGGTTTACCGGCTTGTCAGGGGCCGGCAAGTCAACCTTGGCTCATGCCGTCGAAGAGCGTTTGCATCAATTGAAGTGTCGAACGTTTGTGTTGGATGGCGATAACGTTCGCCAAGGGTTATGTGGCGATCTGGGATTTAGTCATCAAGACCGGCAGGAGAATATCCGTAGAATTGCCGAAGTCGCCAAACTGATGCTGGAAGCCGGTACGATAACGTTAACTGCCTTTATTTCGCCCTTCCGAGCCGAACGGCAGTATGCGCGAAATTTGGTACCGCACGGCGATTTTATCGAAATTTACTGCAACTGCGATTTGTCTGTGTGCGAACAGCGGGATGTAAAAGGCCTATACAAAAAAGCGCGGCAAGGCGATATCAAGCTATTCACCGGTATATCTTCGCCGTATGAAGTGCCGGAAAAACCCGATTTGATAATAGATACCGGGATTTATGAGTTGGAAATGTGTGTCGATCAAGTGATGAACATGCTCGAACTGCGTGGTGTTATCGCTCCTACTCAAAGAGAAATGTAA